GGCCAGGGCGGTGAGCGATCCCTTGTCCAACTCGGTGCGGCGGACGAAATCTGAAAGCGACGCGAAGGATGCGGTGCGCCGAGTGTCCTCGATTTGCTTCCAGTCGTCCTCACCGAATCCCTTCACGTACCGCAGGCCCATCCGCACGGCGAAGCTGCCCTTACTCTGTGGACAGGGCTCCAGCGTGCAGTCCCAGGCGCTTGTCTGCACATCCACGGGCCGCACGATAAGGCCGTGACGCTTGGCATCCTCCACGATGGTCGCCGGGGCGTAGAACCCCATCGGCTGGGCGTTCAACAGCGCGCAGGTAAACTCCGCCGGGTAGTGGCGCTTCAGCCACGCCGTGGCATAGGCGATCAGGGCGAAGCTGGCGGCGTGCGATTCCGGGAATCCATACTCGCCGAAGCCGCGGATCTGGGAGAAGACGCGCTCGGCGAACTCCGCCGCGATTCCCTTGGCCCGCATCCGCGAAATAAGGCGCTCGCGGTGGCGCTCGATCCGCCCGGGCCCACGCCAGGCCGCCATGTCGCGTCGGAGTTGATCCGCCTCGCCGGGGGTGTAGTCGGCGGCAATCATCGCCAGCCGCATCACCTGCTCCTGAAACAGCGGCACCCCCAGCGTCTTTTCCAGCACCGGCTGAAGGGAAGGGTGAGGGTAGAGGACTGACTCCTCACCGCGACGACGGCGCAGGTAGGGGTGGACCATGCCGCCCGTGATGGGACCGGGACGCACGATGCTCACCTCGATGACGAGGTCGTAGAAGGAGCGGGGCTGAAGCCGCGGCAGCATCGCCATCTGGGCCCGGCTTTCGATCTGAAATACCCCCACGGTGTCGGCCCGCTGGATCATTTCAAAGGTTGCCGGATCGTTGGGCGGGATGGTGGCCATGTCCAGTTCGAGGCCGCGGTGTTGCTTCAGCAGGCGGAAAGTAAGGTCCAGGTGGCTGAGCGCTCCCAGGCCCAGTAGGTCCACCTTAAAGAGACTCAGCGCCTCCAGGTCGTCCTTGTCCCACTGGATGACCGTGCGATCCGGCATGGTAGCGTTCTCGATGGGGACAATGGTCCAGATCGGATCGTGGCCCAGCAGAAAGCCGCCGGGGTGGATGGAAAGGTGACGGGGCGTCTCCAGGATCTCATTCGTGAGGCGCAGCAGATGCCGATGCAGCGGCGTCTCAGGGTCAAGCCCGGCCTGTCGCAGCGCCTCCGGTTCGATGTCGCCGTGGTGGGAGAGGAGTCTGGCCAGGCGATCGAGGGATGTTTCCGGCAGGCCCAGCGCCTTACCCACGTCCCGGACCGCCGACCGGGGCCGATAGCGGATTACATTGGCCACCATCGCGGCATGGGAGCGCCCGTAGGTGTCGTAGACGTGCTGGATCACCTCCTCGCGCCGGTTGTGCTGGATGTCCAGATCAATGTCGGGCGGCTCGGCGCGCTCCTTGGAGATGAACCGCTCAAACAACAGCCCCATCCGCACCGGGTCGATGGCCGTGATGCTGAGGCAGTAGCAGACCGCCGAGTTGGCCGCCGATCCCCGCCCCTGGCAGAGGATCCCCCGCTGCCGGCAGAACTCGACGATCTCCCACATGGTTAGGAAGTAGCCGGGATAGTCGAGGGCGTCAATGAGGTGTAGCTCCATTTCGAGCTGCCTGAGGACATCGGGCGGAACCTCACCGCCGTAGCGGTGCTTGGCCCCCTCGAAGGTGAGCTGTCGCAGGCGTTGGGCGGAGGTAGTACCGTCCTGGAGGCGCTCTGAGGGATAGCGGTACCGAAGCTCGGTCAGGGAGAAGGCGCAGCGGACGGCTACCTCTTCGGTCCGGGCGACGGCCGCCGGATCGTCGACGAATAGGGCTGCGAAGTCGGAAGGTGGCTTGAGATCATGTTCGGCGTTGGGCTTGAGTCGGCGGCCGGCGGACGAGACGGTGACGCCGTGGCGGATTGCGGTCAGGACATCCTGAAGAGGACGACGGGCTTGGGTGTGGTAGAGCACCTCCGTGGCCGCGACGAGGGATAGACCATAGCGGGCGGCGCGCGCTCGCAGCCGCGCCTCTGTTCTGACTTCATCGGCTTGGCGGTGCCGAGCAAGGAACGCGTAGAGTCGATCGCCGAAGGCATCGCGTAGTGAGTCGGCCACCTCGTCAGGGTCAGCTTCGCCCGTGAGTAAGCTCTGCTCACCGCCCCACAGTGCGATCAGGCCACCGGCGTGTTGGCAGACTTCATTCCATGTGACAGACGATTCTCCCTTTGGAGAACGCAGTCGCCCGGCACTGATCAACCGGCAGAGGTTACTGTAGCCATCCCGATTTTGAGCGAGGAGAACGAGGATCGAGTGACCTGTCTGCGTGCGGGGACGCAC
Above is a window of Candidatus Methylomirabilis tolerans DNA encoding:
- a CDS encoding error-prone DNA polymerase, coding for MLYTPLWCKSHFSFLEGASHPEELVEEAHRLGLKALALIDRDGVYGIVRAHVKARELGLHLLVGAQVTLADLPVRPRTQTGHSILVLLAQNRDGYSNLCRLISAGRLRSPKGESSVTWNEVCQHAGGLIALWGGEQSLLTGEADPDEVADSLRDAFGDRLYAFLARHRQADEVRTEARLRARAARYGLSLVAATEVLYHTQARRPLQDVLTAIRHGVTVSSAGRRLKPNAEHDLKPPSDFAALFVDDPAAVARTEEVAVRCAFSLTELRYRYPSERLQDGTTSAQRLRQLTFEGAKHRYGGEVPPDVLRQLEMELHLIDALDYPGYFLTMWEIVEFCRQRGILCQGRGSAANSAVCYCLSITAIDPVRMGLLFERFISKERAEPPDIDLDIQHNRREEVIQHVYDTYGRSHAAMVANVIRYRPRSAVRDVGKALGLPETSLDRLARLLSHHGDIEPEALRQAGLDPETPLHRHLLRLTNEILETPRHLSIHPGGFLLGHDPIWTIVPIENATMPDRTVIQWDKDDLEALSLFKVDLLGLGALSHLDLTFRLLKQHRGLELDMATIPPNDPATFEMIQRADTVGVFQIESRAQMAMLPRLQPRSFYDLVIEVSIVRPGPITGGMVHPYLRRRRGEESVLYPHPSLQPVLEKTLGVPLFQEQVMRLAMIAADYTPGEADQLRRDMAAWRGPGRIERHRERLISRMRAKGIAAEFAERVFSQIRGFGEYGFPESHAASFALIAYATAWLKRHYPAEFTCALLNAQPMGFYAPATIVEDAKRHGLIVRPVDVQTSAWDCTLEPCPQSKGSFAVRMGLRYVKGFGEDDWKQIEDTRRTASFASLSDFVRRTELDKGSLTALA